In Leishmania panamensis strain MHOM/PA/94/PSC-1 chromosome 13 sequence, the genomic stretch AGACGGCCCATGTATTGGTGCAGTACGTGACGCAGCAGGCCTTAACGACTGCCGGCACACGGCCGCAGCAGAGCGCGACGTTTCGCGTGTTGCTCGCCAACAACATCTTCTCCTGCCTTATCGCCGATGCGCCTGctacggtggcggtgctgcacaggCTGCAGGTAACACGCACGTTTCTGGAGAAGTACGTGTCGTTGTTGGCGTTGAGTGTATCGATTGACAGCACCGAGGAGGCCGTTCTGGGCCTCCTGCGCAGTTATGATCGCAGCCTCTTCGTGTACGCCATTGTTGCGTGCCTGCGCGCGCTTGCGGCGAACACGGTTGACGCCGGcgcggcagagctgcagtcTGGCCTGGAGGGTGTCGTGCAGtgcggtgtgctgcagcagctggccgaAATGGAGACGGCGAGCGgcacggcagagctgcgcgtgcATCAGCGGCGCATTGTGAAGCTGTCGGGAAAGACGGAGGCGGCTACCCACGCCAGCGAAGGCCACgcagcgggggagggggaagatgaggaggagtgggacagcgagtgcagcagcaaagaggacgacgacggcgagtgGCTGCAGGATggtgatgacgacgacgaggacgacggcagcgagtgggacgacagcgacggcgctgagGGCTTTCTGGGTAGTGAAAGCGTTGGCCGTGTAGTGAGCGGGGACAGTCGCTTGCAGGGTATGCTGCACCAGGCTCAGGCGCTTCGccactcgcagcagcagggacaCAGTAAGAAAACAGCCGCCGACGGCTCCGACCTGGACGACTTTGAGGAGGACAACCTACTCGACGACGAGGACTTCACCAGTCCAGTAGACGGCATCAACGTGTGGGCGGCCCTGGTCTCGGAGGTGGAGCGAACCGACGTGGTGGCGGGTGGCAGCGTCtccgtggtggcgctgctgcgcagccccGCTGGCCAGGCGCAAGCTAGCTCTATCGTCTGCGCACGTGACCTCGTGTACGAGCTGCAGGTGGCCCGACAAGCTCATCGGGCACTCCTCGATGGAGCGAAGCACTAGAGAACATCAGCGATACCTCTGTGGCGAAGGCTGTTTTGGCCTCTCACTGCGTGTATGGCTGCGCAATCCCTCGCCATTCTCCCAAACTCCTCCTATTCCGGCAGCAGGAAAATGTGAATGCACTCGCTAACAAAAATCGACTCAAGTGGATCGCCACGTctaggtggtggtggtgtctgGTGGCAGTCATGATGAGTGGGGAAATGGAGGTGGCGGCAttggctgctgttgtggtAGCCGGTAACGCGGCGAGAGTAGGAGTAGGcgctgggggggggagggagggagctgGGAATCGCCAACGAGACGAGACTGAGCGTGCGCACTCCCATGCGTGCAATGCATTCCTTTCATCTTGGAACCggtggaggcagcggtgtgtttgcttgtttaTGGGTGTGTGCACCCAGGCAAGGTTgaccgctgcctctgccaaGGAGttgggaggaggaaggcaagcgggcagcgagagcagcggcgtaCCTACTTCTAAGCCCGATTCTCAGCCCCCCAcgcgctgctcttcttttCATCCCATCTTCCCTTGtaacacacccgcacacctGATCTACTGACTAACTCACGTCTCTCAACTGCCTGCGCGTGAAGTGCCGAagacccctcccccccaaaaagcgggaagaaggcaaaggcaGTGGAGAaagcggggggaggaggggaggagggggggtattctctctcttcccacgCTGTACACGACCGTGCTGATCGCTGactctctccctgtctcttaaaaagagaaaggcgcaTATCTGAGCACGTCTTCTCTCTGAGCTTGAAGGCATTCTTCACCGCAGGAGGGCggtcacccccccctcctcccacaggAATACACACTCATGCGCGCATGGACCTGTACGCAGGAGCGTGCGCACCTGGTACTTTTCATTTGCTCGCGGCTCTTCACCATCatggacacacacgcacacaacaacgtctctctctctctgtttggcTCAAGCCGCTTCCatcttctcactctctctctcttctcctgcccttccatctctccccccctcttttcatCTCACTCGCCCCttacagacacacgcacacacgaacgATAGTGAGGTAATAGCGAAGCGCAGAGGCGTTAGCGTGCAGTGGTTACTCGCTGCAtcttccaccccctccctcctcctctttctgaTTCTTTACATACAGGCACACAAGGAAAAAGTGCGCCAGAGGCCCACGGACAGGGGATACGAAGACGCATATCTCGAGGATAGAAACTGCGAACGCACGGGCAGGCAGCGTCAGATCAAACGAGGTCGAAGATGACGGTGTCTGAATTGCCTGCAACGAGCAACCCGGGCCTGCTCAACTACATGACCCGGGCCCTCCTTGCCGGCGGCTTCATATTCATTGTCACCTTCCTCATGTCGGTGCACTTCTACTacgccactgccgctctgTTGGActtggtggcgctgctcattctcttcctcttccttgccTCCTTTTGTCTCAGCATCAGCTCGCTCGTGATGTTGACTTTGGTGGGCCCGGGTGAACTACCCTCGCGGTTCTCTGCAGCGCGGATGGAGTCATTCATTCGTGAAGAGCTACAGCGGGCCGTGGCCAAGGCGCGTAGCGGTTGTGGCGGTGACAAGGCAGCGACAACGGCGGGGCCGGCGCGTGAGGGTGCCGCCAACGGCTGCAACAAGAACGACGGTGTTACGGAGAAGGCAATGACGAAGGAACGGAAGTGGAGCGATGTGGACGAGGCTGACAGCCAGCAGTTGGCGAacgtcgccactgccgcagcgatcctgcagcgcagcagccacgctgccgaggaggaggtgctagagcaggccgccgccgaggcgcggctgcgcatCTACGCCGAAGACAGTGACTCAGCGTCTCATCACTCTGACGGTGGCACGGCAGCGGAAGAGTGTGAGGTGCAACGGGGTGGTCAGAGCAACGATGCTGACAGCGAGGAGAATGCAGCGGAGGACCACTCCGAGCTGCCGGCGTACATGACAGAGGCAATGCAGATGCGGCGCCAACGCAAGGTCCGTCGAGGCCTGGAGATTGTACTGGTGAGTCAGGCTGCCTGcaaggtgctggaggcgatCGACGGCACCGACATGGATCGCAAGCAGGAGGAGATGAGCTTCCTTATTCCTGGCGCCAACTGGTGCCGATTCTGCAACTTTTATCAGATGAACGACACGCGGCACTGTAAGGTGTGCGACCGGTGTGTGTACCGGTCAAAGCTGCACTGTATCTGCTGTGGGAGGTGCATCGGCTATGCGAACAGCAAGTACTAcgtcctctttctcttctaccTGTGCCTCTCCTTGGCGATGGCGGATGTGCTGGACCTCTACTGCGTCTCGTGGGGGTACACGTACTTCTTCAAGCCATCAGGCGACGCCAACTCCGTCTTCTACCTGGTCTTTGTCTACAGCGCGAGCTTCGTCGTGGTTGGGCTAGGACTGCTGATTCAGTATCTGTATGCTGCCGGCCGCGGAGTTGGTTTTCTCACAgacgtgctgcggcagcagcgagacgaGCTTCAGGCCACCCGGATCCACAACAATGGCGAGCAGTACCAGCCCATACTATCGGAGAGAGCTGTGCACGTGGCCGAGGAGGGATCAGCCAGTCCCATGGAGG encodes the following:
- a CDS encoding palmitoyl acyltransferase, putative (TriTrypDB/GeneDB-style sysID: LpmP.13.0540), which codes for MTVSELPATSNPGLLNYMTRALLAGGFIFIVTFLMSVHFYYATAALLDLVALLILFLFLASFCLSISSLVMLTLVGPGELPSRFSAARMESFIREELQRAVAKARSGCGGDKAATTAGPAREGAANGCNKNDGVTEKAMTKERKWSDVDEADSQQLANVATAAAILQRSSHAAEEEVLEQAAAEARLRIYAEDSDSASHHSDGGTAAEECEVQRGGQSNDADSEENAAEDHSELPAYMTEAMQMRRQRKVRRGLEIVLVSQAACKVLEAIDGTDMDRKQEEMSFLIPGANWCRFCNFYQMNDTRHCKVCDRCVYRSKLHCICCGRCIGYANSKYYVLFLFYLCLSLAMADVLDLYCVSWGYTYFFKPSGDANSVFYLVFVYSASFVVVGLGLLIQYLYAAGRGVGFLTDVLRQQRDELQATRIHNNGEQYQPILSERAVHVAEEGSASPMEEASPFSWRTAMETVGEGLPLYLWFWPTPTLPVVKETDDPPGFWDAFKEAIRLRLRSVADEDDVFSDEDELGNGEAADALSPSASVPSTANTAHVASSPPAASPMIPLAARVPYHAKGTDVTAEVFRATAPTVPRAAAPAYVNPSVPPTAKVASVPKHGAD